One region of Sphingomonas abietis genomic DNA includes:
- a CDS encoding lasso peptide biosynthesis B2 protein yields MTSAEQMGPAHSVQRTIYAARSGDGWVYLDLEQDVYSCLYQPEPDHGGSTNGAPHLFGPNLREPQAARREQEGAVKLDLKPPAPAWRDLAGAPMPSVFLLFRFLRTLPIAAWTFRGRSVRQLIQRVRMKDVRHPRSARHHEISAVVQAFETLCLFLPFRPQCLFRCYFLLQILERYGHTADWVFGVTLFPFEAHCWLAQGDVLIGEDAARAVQYEPILISPASGL; encoded by the coding sequence ATGACATCGGCAGAACAGATGGGACCGGCTCACTCCGTGCAGCGGACGATCTATGCGGCACGCTCGGGAGATGGCTGGGTGTATCTCGATCTGGAGCAGGACGTGTACAGCTGTCTCTATCAGCCCGAGCCGGATCATGGCGGTTCGACTAATGGTGCGCCGCACCTTTTCGGGCCGAACCTGAGGGAGCCCCAAGCAGCCCGACGTGAGCAGGAGGGGGCAGTCAAGCTCGATTTGAAACCGCCGGCACCAGCTTGGCGAGATTTGGCCGGAGCCCCGATGCCATCGGTCTTCCTGCTCTTCCGGTTCTTGCGTACCTTGCCTATAGCTGCGTGGACGTTCCGAGGGCGTTCGGTGCGCCAACTCATCCAGCGCGTCAGGATGAAAGACGTCCGGCACCCGAGGTCGGCGCGCCACCATGAGATTAGCGCCGTTGTCCAGGCGTTCGAAACCTTGTGCCTGTTTCTGCCTTTTAGGCCACAATGCCTCTTCCGCTGCTATTTCCTTCTTCAGATCCTCGAACGCTACGGTCATACCGCCGATTGGGTATTCGGCGTGACACTGTTTCCGTTCGAAGCCCATTGCTGGTTAGCGCAGGGCGACGTGCTCATCGGGGAGGATGCGGCGCGGGCTGTTCAATATGAGCCGATCCTCATTTCACCGGCATCAGGGCTATGA
- a CDS encoding asparagine synthase C-terminal domain-containing protein — translation MADGFTIVGCIFERSNGAVQEAGVFPDLSGMRDFERLCQHLVHSAWGAYVLLGRGKERPGGVDVFRDPIGMLDAFTWRSGSVRLIGSHPEQWLDICPADDVAIDWPRIAELLAFPGSVAEASALHGVDAVPAGVHMHMDTFGAGRSRRFWSPVDYCQSRSVDASAEALADVVDSCVGRWRRSYDMIASEVSGGLDSAIVAASGGRNAPRIQAAFNFFSGDAGGDERSYARAVCEYLSISLRETECDVRGFNVDDVSDMPIGVRPGLGSVSLFHDRKLARELSEFGADAMLTGQGGDAVFFQPATPLVASDQGLTRLLSSPTTLMDIARWTRVPVWPLLKQALRSAAAHKAFSVPPNGMPACMPVKPGKPHYDWLSGAEHLPPAKQLQIWALINSRAAFGPSWCSSVVEVIHPLMSQPLVEHVLGLSTLQLTEGRRNRGLARRAFAGRLPRVVIDRTGKGALTFHFGRRLARSSRFLRSFLLDGLLAAKGIVDPNALEAVLTSQALMQSDVYSELLTMILLEQWVRTWQARLEDISSRSWGSCGSAADRVSRRWASNQ, via the coding sequence ATGGCGGACGGCTTCACGATCGTCGGGTGCATATTCGAGCGGTCGAACGGGGCGGTGCAGGAAGCGGGAGTTTTCCCGGATCTTTCGGGAATGCGTGATTTTGAAAGACTGTGCCAGCACCTCGTCCATTCAGCCTGGGGCGCCTATGTCCTGCTGGGAAGGGGTAAGGAACGCCCGGGAGGCGTCGATGTATTCCGCGACCCGATCGGCATGCTGGATGCCTTCACCTGGCGGTCAGGCAGCGTCCGGCTGATTGGGTCGCATCCTGAACAATGGCTCGACATTTGCCCTGCCGATGACGTTGCCATCGATTGGCCCCGGATCGCGGAGCTGCTCGCGTTCCCCGGTTCGGTGGCGGAGGCGTCTGCGTTGCATGGCGTGGATGCGGTCCCCGCCGGCGTGCATATGCATATGGACACTTTTGGTGCGGGCCGCTCCCGCCGTTTCTGGTCTCCGGTTGATTATTGCCAGTCGCGTAGCGTGGATGCGTCGGCAGAGGCGCTAGCAGACGTGGTCGACAGTTGCGTCGGTCGCTGGCGAAGAAGTTACGATATGATCGCCAGCGAGGTGTCAGGTGGGCTCGATTCCGCGATCGTCGCGGCGAGTGGAGGCCGGAACGCGCCGCGCATCCAGGCAGCCTTCAACTTCTTTTCCGGCGACGCTGGCGGTGACGAGCGCTCTTATGCTCGCGCGGTATGCGAATATCTGAGCATCTCCCTGCGCGAGACGGAATGCGATGTTCGCGGCTTCAATGTCGACGACGTTTCTGACATGCCGATCGGCGTCCGCCCGGGTCTCGGAAGTGTCAGCCTGTTCCACGACCGTAAATTGGCGCGCGAGCTCTCCGAGTTTGGTGCTGACGCGATGCTGACGGGGCAGGGAGGAGATGCGGTCTTTTTCCAGCCGGCGACGCCCCTCGTGGCGTCCGATCAGGGCCTGACCCGCCTGCTGAGCTCTCCCACGACGCTCATGGATATCGCGCGCTGGACGCGTGTACCGGTCTGGCCATTGTTAAAGCAGGCCCTGAGAAGTGCCGCGGCCCATAAGGCATTTTCAGTTCCACCTAATGGGATGCCGGCGTGCATGCCCGTGAAGCCCGGCAAGCCTCATTACGACTGGTTATCAGGCGCTGAACATCTCCCCCCCGCTAAGCAGCTGCAGATCTGGGCGCTGATCAACAGTCGGGCGGCCTTTGGCCCGTCATGGTGTTCCAGCGTCGTTGAAGTCATCCATCCCTTGATGTCGCAGCCGCTCGTCGAACATGTCCTTGGGCTATCGACTCTTCAATTGACAGAGGGGCGCCGCAATCGTGGTCTTGCACGCCGTGCCTTCGCCGGGCGGCTTCCCCGAGTTGTGATCGACCGGACGGGAAAGGGGGCGCTCACCTTCCATTTCGGACGGCGGCTGGCGCGGAGCAGCCGCTTCCTGCGAAGTTTCCTGCTCGATGGTTTGCTGGCGGCGAAAGGTATAGTCGATCCTAATGCTCTTGAGGCGGTGTTGACGTCGCAGGCACTCATGCAATCCGATGTCTATTCCGAGCTCCTGACCATGATCCTGCTCGAACAATGGGTGCGCACCTGGCAGGCCCGACTTGAGGACATATCCTCGCGCTCGTGGGGATCATGCGGAAGCGCCGCTGATCGCGTGTCTCGTAGATGGGCATCGAACCAGTGA